The Quercus lobata isolate SW786 chromosome 9, ValleyOak3.0 Primary Assembly, whole genome shotgun sequence region GCTGAAGAAGCTGCAATTGCTGCACTGAAGAGAGCACTAGATGCTTTGAATACGCATCTTGCTTCCAACACTTACCTTGTTGGGCATTCTGTGACACTTGCTGATATCATTATGACTTGTAACTTGTATACCGGATTTGGCCGGATCTTGACTAAGAGTTTTACCTCTGAATTCCCTCATATAGAGAGGTACTTTTGGACCTTAGTTAATCAGCCAAATTTCCAGAAGATATTGGGTGAGGTGAAGCAAGTTGAATCTATTCCACCTGTTCAGTCCACAAAGAAGCCTTCACAGCCAAAAGAACCTGCAAAACCTAAGGAGGTCAAGAAAGAAGCAGCGCCACCTAAAGCAGAAGAGGCTGCTGAGGAGGAAGAGGCACCCAAGCCCAAAGCAAAGAATCCTCTTGATCTTTTGCCCCCTAGCAAGATGATTCTGGATGAATGGAAAAGGCTGTACTCGAACACAAAGACTAATTTCCGTGAGGTTGCAATTAAAGGTATATCCCATATATAAGCCTTTTCTTGCCTGTGCATTTGAGTGGATTCATTTTAATGCCAGTTTGTGAATGTGGTTGCTTTTGGTAATAATAGTTATGAGTATGCCAGTGTGAAGTGGTTTGTCATgtctcttttgtttgtttgttcgattgtttgttttttctatttcccTTTACTTGTTTTTTTATCCAAAGCTTTGTcttagtaattttattttggctctgtatttgtaaaattataCTTTCTTTGTCCCATGTTGTCTTTCCACCTTAGTaggtcaaactttttaagggggTATCATTTAATGCATactattgatatttaaaaatcactagtttcctatcaaaaaaaaaaaccactagtTTCCAATATTTTCCTTCTTAATATAAACTCAAATAATGCATATGGAAAACAAatattgatttttcaaataaagCAAAGGGTAAGTTAGGAATGTATTAGAGTAGCTGATTCTGTGTCTAAAATTGCGACTTGGCCAGAAGAATCTACTGCAGCAATATCTATCCACCTTTATGAATTCTAACCCCAACCAGCATGACAAGGCTGAATTTATTAGAACCTGTTATGCATGTtactaagggaaaaaaaaaagattggttGGGCTTCAAtatctaatataaaattttaaaagttgatgTTACTTGCAATGTTTTATTCCCAATTCAAAATTCCCCTATTATGATTTTTATGGAGTTTATAGTTCAGGGATGTTCATACTTCATATTATGCAATTTCATTTTACTTATAAAAGGAAAACGAATTTTATATCACTTAAGATTTGGAACTTCCATCGATCAATcttgatgtgtgtgtgtgtgtgtgtgtgtattccTTTCTATTAGCAGTTTTACTTTTTCATActtctactttaatttattcaCCTGTTCTATAACTGTTCGCTTGGTGTATGCACTTCTGGGCCTTCTTGGTGTATgagatttgataatttaatcCTTTTGCAGTCTTGTTAGTTcacatttgtgtgtgtgtgtgttattagTGCTGTTAAGCAGTGcatgtgtgtctgtgtgtgatATGTATAATAATTGGATTGCTGTATGTGTTTTTTCATCTTTGCTTCCTCTTGCAGGGTTTTGGGACATGTTTGATCCTGAAGGCTACTCCCTTTGGTTCTGTGATTACAAGTATAATGATGAGAATACTGTATCGTTCGTTACTTTGAACAAGGTGGGGGGTTTCCTGCAACGTATGGATTTGGCTCGTAAGTATGCATTTGGGAAGATGCTGATTATTGGCTCAGAGCCTCCATTCAAGGTGCAAGGGTTGTGGCTCTTCCGTGGAACAGAAATTCCTCAATTCATTATTGATGAGTGTTATGATATGGAATTGTACGAATGGAAGAAGGTTGACATTAATGACGAAGCCCAGAAGGAGCGTGTCAGTCAAATGATTGAAGATTGTGAGCCTTTTGAGGGGGAGGCTTTACTGGATGCCAAGTGCTTCAAGTGATAAGGATATACTACTGAGAAGTAGATCAATTGTTATACGGTCCTCTTTATGACAAGcttcaattcaaattttcttggtttttgctCCAGACAAAATTGgttcttttctcatatttttgcAGTAGTAGTTAAATGACACTGGTATCATCTTATGTTTTTTGGTCTCATGACAATGTGGTGGGATATCGATAGACGCATTGAATTATATTAGGTAATGGTGTTAGCTCATTGTAATAAGCATAAAAGCATTAATGGTAACCTTCAGATCAGAGCACACTGATCCAATAGGTCTTACCAGTTCAACTCCAATTTTATGGGACTAGCACAACAcccattttctttctaattctAGCTTTTGAAGTTATGctgcttttttatatttatatgtgtcttttttagttcttttggCAGTTGCAATGTATTAATATATCTGGGAGCGCAAGCTCAGGTGCTTATTCCTCCATTAATCATGTTGGAGCTTACCTTGGTCTCCTGTAAATGTATTGAGAGGTTGCAATGACAGTCACTGGGAATTCCGCACGAGGCACGCACatttaagattaaaaatgtGGCATTTTGGGTTATGTATTCGTTTTACATTTGTAATGGCTTATAGTTACTAGAACAGTTCTTTGTGGTGCATCTCTGGTTATTGTGACAACAGGGCTGCGAAATAAATTATAGAATGATTAGTAAGTAGTCTAGAGGATCCAACTCCATCTAACTAACTAAGAAAAAACACCACCCCCGTAAGAGATGCTTTCATTACAAAGTTTAAAATTTGGTGCCCTAAACTATATGTTCCCAGAGAAGTTAATGCAACCCATGAGTTAGGCTAGTGGATTCCTACTTGCCCCTTGATTATGTAGGGATCAGAATGATCTAAAGTTATTTGGAGAATTATATACTTGTGGACTCCTATTCATTTAAATCCAACTTAAAcaatttgaatataattatgttaatgtctatttaaaaaaaaaaacaagacatGAGTTATCACTTTTACTAAAAGACACTTATTATCACATGGTTACTGGAGCTTTTAAAGCAATGCTAAAGAGCTTGCTTAAATTGGTattaaaaaagtgaaattttgatttgacatgaattttgaaattttcaagttttttgggtaaaaatattatgcacaaaaaataaatttatcaatcgaatagtaaataagtcTTTCAAATTTTACATTTAAGATGAAAAGCTTGTCCGGCCAAGTCCTTATATTTCCCTCCACTACTATATACTCTCGTAGAGGTcttcaaaagtcaaaactcagacctttctctccctctctcgcCTCAAAGAGTGCAGAGTCTCTTTAAAGCCATGCCTTTGGTAAAGCTCTCAGAAAGCTCTCTCTTCtgccctcttttttttttttttttgcaaaaaaatttcacttctAGTTTGCATTCTGATGCCCATCTGCATTCATGCTTATTTTGTTGGGTCTCTGTTGAATccaattgggttttgtttaatcGGTTTTTCGTTGATTCCTGTATATCTGATTGGCTAATGAGAAAATACtcaaagagaggaaaataatTGACTTTATGAATTGACCTTTGGATTCAagtgttgggttttgtttagtttttttattttcttcatatttagtcatgaatttgttttgtttgtactGTTGTTTAGGTTTTAGATGGCAATGTGGAAATTTTGGATTGATAAATGGGGAGTGTATTTGGTTCAAATCTTTGGATTTCAATGTGATTagttttctttgtattttgaaCTACGAAATTGGAGACATGAAGTGGAAATCTAGGTTCATGTCGATTCATTTTTCGGATGAAGAAGAATTGAATCTAGATTCGAAGAGTAAACAAATACGTGATTGCGGGTTTTCTCTTTATTTGTAAATGAAGGTTGTTAAGAACATGAATCAAACTGATGTAGATTTGACATTTATTAAGAGCCTTTAGTTTTAGATTCAAAGGATATGATATCCTTCGATCAAGCATTTGTTGTGAGGATACATGGTAATAATCAACATCAGAATTAACTTGAGTGCATGATGTAACTTCATGCTATAGAAAATGGTTTTATGTAATGTATATGTTTGGTTAACTTTAGGTCCTGCATGCGGGGAGCACCAACAAGTATCCTTTCAAGGCACTTATTGCTGCAGAGTATAGTGGAGTAAAA contains the following coding sequences:
- the LOC115961035 gene encoding elongation factor 1-gamma 2-like, translated to MALVLHAGCTNKNAFKALIAAEYSGVEVELVKDFEMGVSNKTPEFLKMNPIGKVPVLETPDGPVFESNAIARYVTRVKADNPLYGSSLIEYAHIEQWIDFASMEIDANISRWLYPRCGFMVYLPPAEEAAIAALKRALDALNTHLASNTYLVGHSVTLADIIMTCNLYTGFGRILTKSFTSEFPHIERYFWTLVNQPNFQKILGEVKQVESIPPVQSTKKPSQPKEPAKPKEVKKEAAPPKAEEAAEEEEAPKPKAKNPLDLLPPSKMILDEWKRLYSNTKTNFREVAIKGFWDMFDPEGYSLWFCDYKYNDENTVSFVTLNKVGGFLQRMDLARKYAFGKMLIIGSEPPFKVQGLWLFRGTEIPQFIIDECYDMELYEWKKVDINDEAQKERVSQMIEDCEPFEGEALLDAKCFK